Proteins co-encoded in one Lates calcarifer isolate ASB-BC8 linkage group LG17, TLL_Latcal_v3, whole genome shotgun sequence genomic window:
- the bend5 gene encoding BEN domain-containing protein 5 isoform X2, with the protein MQKKMKIPKMSIKNSGNSIENSFGEERMPLRHKKALSQDHGRPLSNSSKSLAAVVARLERNAASSCMEGEEDLDEDRLAEEGEDAEDEDEDMDAEHQQHHHQQQQPQQHLEVDTDCVSEVAAAVVPRVLYEELVHSYRQQEEEMRRLQQELERTRRQLVQQAKKLKEYGSLLTEVKELRDFNRRLQDVLLMRLGSEPMHDNGTQTIKAEVVEPIVEAQETCREEANTSSSYSPSPRTVYTCNDGKVHLGGGIWVEEEKWHQLQRTQGDSKFTKNLAVMIWGTETLKNRSVTGVATKKKKDALPKPPLSPSKLKIVRECLYDRVSQETADSAEITQRLSKVNKYICEKIMDINKSIKNEERRESKLLIRQTVKMENFTYDGM; encoded by the exons GCCCTTTCTCAGGACCATGGGCGCCCCCTGTCCAATTCGTCCAAGAGCCTGGCAGCAGTAGTGGCCCGCTTGGAGAGAAATGCAGCCAGCTCCTGTATGGAGGGCGAGGAGGACCTGGATGAGGATCGGCtggctgaggagggagaggatgcAGAAGACGAAGATGAAGATATGGACGCAGAGCATCAGCAACatcatcaccagcagcagcaaccacaACAGCATTTGGAGGTAGATACAGATTGTGTGTCTGAGGTGGCCGCGGCCGTGGTTCCCAGAGTCTTGTATGAGGAGCTGGTTCACAGCTACAGGCaacaggaggaagagatgaggaggctgcagcaggagctggagagaaCCCGCAGGCAGCTGGTACAGCAAGCCAAGAAGCTGAAGGAATATGGCAGCTTGCTGACAGAAGTCAAAGAACTGAGGGACTTCAACAGGAGGCTGCAAGACGTACTTCTCATGAGACTGGGCAGCG AGCCTATGCATGACAATGGCACTCAGACAATCAAGGCTGAAGTGGTTGAACCCATTGTTGAGGCCCAGGAGACATGCAGAGAGGAAGCCAACACCAGTTCCAGCTACTCACCCTCACCTAGAACAGTATACACCTGCAACGATGGGAAG GTACACCTCGGTGGTGGAAtttgggtggaggaggagaagtggcACCAGCTGCAGCGGACCCAGGGAGACTCCAAGTTCACAAAGAACCTGGCTGTAATGATCTGGGGCACAGAAACCCTCAAAAATCGTAGTGTTACAGGAGTGgccaccaaaaagaaaaaagatgccCTGCCCAAACCTCCGCTGTCGCCCAGCAAGTTGAAAATCGTCAGAG AGTGTCTCTACGACAGAGTGTCTCAAGAGACAGCCGACAGCGCAGAGATTACGCAGAGATTATCCAAAGTGAACAAATACATTTGTGAAAAGATAATGGACATCAACAAGTCCATCAAGAACGAGGAGCGGCGGGAGTCCAAGCTGCTCATCAGACAAACAGTCAAGATGGAGAACTTCACCTACGATGGCATGTAG